The following are encoded together in the Bacteroidota bacterium genome:
- a CDS encoding flavodoxin, translated as MKKIGLFFGYTGGNTEDVANIIANNFEKKDIDVLDLSKVSLLKLEEYDQYIFGISTIGADNWSDASTKNLWDNFFMLIQKVELKGKRAAIFGLGNQVLYPDHFCDDMGPLSEKLKEQGVKIIGHWPGDKYDFTSSRAFVKNQFVGLPIDHDNYPEDTNELIAEWTALLKTQFKK; from the coding sequence ATGAAAAAAATTGGATTATTTTTCGGATATACTGGTGGCAATACAGAGGACGTTGCTAATATCATTGCTAATAATTTTGAAAAAAAAGACATTGATGTTTTAGACCTCTCCAAAGTATCGTTACTAAAACTGGAAGAATATGATCAATATATTTTCGGCATTTCTACAATTGGAGCTGATAATTGGTCGGATGCAAGTACCAAAAACCTTTGGGACAATTTTTTCATGCTTATTCAAAAGGTAGAGCTAAAGGGTAAAAGAGCGGCTATATTTGGTTTAGGAAATCAAGTTCTGTATCCTGATCATTTTTGTGACGATATGGGACCCTTGTCTGAAAAACTTAAAGAACAAGGAGTTAAAATTATCGGGCATTGGCCTGGCGACAAATATGATTTCACCAGTTCACGAGCCTTTGTTAAAAATCAGTTTGTAGGACTCCCTATCGACCATGATAATTATCCAGAGGATACAAATGAACTCATTGCAGAATGGACTGCTTTGTTGAAAACACAGTTTAAGAAGTAA
- a CDS encoding leucine--tRNA ligase, whose product MAEYKFQQIEKNWQETWHTQKTYKVEIDKNKPKFYVLDMFPYPSGAGLHVGHPLGYIASDIYSRYKVLKGFNVLHPMGFDAFGLPAEQYAIQTGQHPAVTTDENIKRYKEQLFKIGFAYDWDREVRTSDPSYYKWTQWTFIQLFKHYYNNESQKAEPIESLVKEFSQNGTAHIQAACSEELSFTAAEWNSKSEKEQQAILMNYRLAFQAETTVNWCPELGTVLANDEVKDGLSARGGHPVVQKPMTQWLLRVSAYSERLLQGLDQVNWSDSLKEMQRNWIGKSTGASIEFQIAAAPSTSPGRQKDCEFQIEVFTTRPDTLFGSTYMVLAPEHPLVSKITTSEFKEKIEQYIEITSKRTERDRIAETKNVSGQFTGAYAFHPFTNEKMPIWIADYVLFGYGTGAIMAVPAHDSRDYAFAKHFDLPIIEVVSGGNIDQESYDAKAGTLINSDFLNGLEVADAMHVMNTKLEELAIGEFKINYRMRDAIFSRQRYWGEPFPVYYENDIPKVLEESELPLELPEVDKYLPTEDGEPPLARAENWKTAKGYQLELDTMPGFAGSSAYYLRYMDPQNDQEYFSQNAVQYWQDVDLYIGGTEHATGHLIYSRFWNKFLFDLGLSCKEEPFKKLVNQGMIQGRSNFVYRVNPEKYAEYLLWEQIKELKTGIKFHRKYKEGHREFDFFSQDAKIVLEIKQHKKLEKLESRYKEYFDQNDYNLLLIPVIRILENLDDVINKIKEMAIGQDVESYLTREHKELKPIFVSAGIKDKDLYATPLHVDVNIVENDYLNIDSFKSWRPEFKQAEFILEDGRYHCGYSIEKMSKSMHNVVNPDLIIDKYGADTFRMYEMFLGPIELHKPWNTDGIEGVSKFLKKFWNLYFNEQNEFELSEERSTDQELKVLHKIIKKVGDDIERLSFNTSVSSFMIAVNDLTKLACTKRNILEPLIVLISPFAPHIAEELWAMAGHRASVTKTQFPNFNEDYMKEDEHEYPISFNGKMRFKQSFPTQISREEVEKEILNNPQSKKWLEGKTVRKIIFVPNKIINIVVS is encoded by the coding sequence ATGGCTGAATATAAATTCCAACAGATAGAAAAGAATTGGCAAGAAACCTGGCACACTCAAAAAACCTATAAAGTTGAGATTGATAAGAACAAACCAAAATTTTATGTTTTGGATATGTTCCCCTACCCTTCAGGTGCCGGACTTCATGTTGGTCACCCTTTGGGTTATATAGCCTCCGATATTTACAGCCGCTACAAAGTTCTGAAAGGATTCAATGTTCTTCACCCAATGGGTTTTGATGCTTTTGGTTTGCCTGCTGAGCAATATGCTATTCAAACAGGTCAGCATCCTGCTGTTACAACCGATGAAAATATCAAAAGATATAAAGAGCAATTATTCAAAATAGGTTTTGCATACGATTGGGATCGGGAGGTCAGAACATCTGATCCTTCATATTATAAATGGACTCAGTGGACATTTATTCAACTATTCAAGCATTATTACAATAATGAATCACAGAAAGCTGAACCAATAGAATCTTTGGTTAAAGAGTTTTCTCAGAATGGAACTGCTCATATTCAAGCTGCCTGTTCAGAAGAATTAAGTTTTACTGCAGCGGAATGGAATTCCAAATCAGAAAAAGAACAACAAGCCATATTGATGAATTATCGATTGGCATTTCAGGCAGAGACCACAGTAAACTGGTGTCCTGAATTAGGGACAGTATTAGCCAATGATGAAGTTAAAGATGGCTTGTCGGCACGTGGAGGGCATCCGGTGGTTCAAAAACCAATGACTCAATGGTTACTTAGGGTATCTGCATATTCTGAAAGACTTTTGCAAGGACTCGATCAGGTGAACTGGTCCGATTCCTTGAAAGAAATGCAACGAAATTGGATTGGCAAATCTACTGGAGCCAGCATAGAATTTCAGATTGCGGCAGCGCCTTCGACAAGCCCAGGGAGGCAGAAAGATTGCGAATTTCAGATTGAGGTTTTTACGACCAGACCAGATACTTTGTTTGGATCAACCTATATGGTTCTTGCTCCAGAGCATCCATTAGTTAGTAAAATAACCACTTCTGAGTTTAAAGAAAAGATAGAGCAATACATTGAAATTACCAGCAAACGGACAGAAAGAGATCGAATAGCAGAAACTAAAAACGTAAGTGGGCAATTTACAGGTGCCTATGCCTTTCATCCTTTCACAAATGAAAAGATGCCTATTTGGATTGCAGATTATGTCCTTTTTGGTTATGGAACTGGAGCTATCATGGCTGTTCCTGCACATGATAGTCGTGATTATGCTTTTGCAAAACATTTTGATCTACCCATTATTGAAGTTGTCAGTGGTGGCAATATTGATCAAGAATCATATGATGCGAAAGCAGGAACTCTTATTAATTCAGATTTTCTGAATGGGCTTGAGGTGGCAGATGCAATGCATGTAATGAATACTAAACTTGAAGAACTTGCAATAGGAGAATTCAAGATTAACTATCGGATGCGAGATGCTATTTTCAGCCGTCAACGTTATTGGGGAGAGCCATTCCCAGTATATTATGAGAATGATATACCCAAAGTTCTGGAGGAATCTGAGCTTCCATTGGAATTGCCGGAAGTCGACAAATACTTACCAACAGAGGATGGAGAGCCGCCTTTAGCACGAGCCGAAAACTGGAAAACAGCTAAAGGATATCAATTGGAATTGGATACCATGCCAGGTTTTGCAGGTTCAAGTGCATACTATTTAAGGTATATGGATCCTCAAAACGATCAAGAGTATTTTTCACAAAATGCTGTACAATATTGGCAGGATGTAGATTTGTATATTGGTGGGACTGAACATGCTACAGGACATTTAATTTATTCACGCTTTTGGAATAAATTTCTTTTTGACCTCGGATTAAGTTGCAAAGAAGAGCCCTTCAAAAAGTTAGTCAATCAAGGAATGATTCAAGGTCGTTCAAATTTTGTGTATCGTGTTAACCCTGAAAAATATGCTGAATATCTTCTTTGGGAACAAATCAAGGAACTCAAAACAGGTATAAAATTTCACCGTAAATACAAAGAAGGTCATCGTGAATTTGATTTTTTCAGTCAGGATGCAAAAATTGTATTGGAGATTAAACAGCATAAAAAACTTGAAAAGCTGGAATCCAGATATAAAGAATATTTTGATCAAAATGATTACAACTTACTTCTTATACCAGTTATCAGAATTCTAGAAAATCTGGATGATGTTATTAATAAGATCAAAGAAATGGCTATAGGTCAGGATGTTGAGTCGTATTTAACCCGAGAGCACAAAGAACTCAAGCCAATTTTTGTTTCTGCCGGCATCAAAGACAAAGACTTGTATGCTACCCCTTTGCATGTGGATGTAAACATTGTTGAGAATGACTATCTAAATATAGACTCTTTTAAATCCTGGAGACCTGAGTTCAAACAAGCTGAGTTTATTCTGGAAGATGGCAGATATCATTGTGGATATAGCATTGAAAAAATGTCAAAATCCATGCATAATGTTGTTAATCCTGATTTAATAATCGACAAATATGGAGCGGATACTTTTCGTATGTATGAAATGTTCCTCGGCCCTATTGAGCTTCACAAACCTTGGAATACAGATGGCATTGAAGGTGTTTCAAAGTTCCTGAAGAAATTTTGGAATTTGTATTTCAATGAGCAAAATGAATTTGAATTATCAGAAGAAAGATCAACCGACCAGGAGTTAAAAGTACTACACAAAATTATCAAAAAAGTTGGTGATGATATTGAACGACTTTCCTTTAATACATCTGTCAGTTCATTTATGATAGCCGTCAATGATTTAACTAAATTAGCTTGCACAAAAAGAAATATTTTGGAGCCATTAATCGTTTTAATCTCTCCATTTGCACCCCATATTGCTGAAGAATTATGGGCTATGGCAGGTCATCGAGCAAGTGTTACAAAAACTCAATTCCCAAACTTTAATGAAGATTATATGAAGGAAGATGAGCATGAATACCCCATTTCTTTCAATGGGAAAATGAGATTCAAACAATCCTTTCCAACACAAATTTCAAGAGAGGAGGTAGAAAAGGAAATATTGAATAACCCCCAATCTAAAAAATGGTTAGAAGGAAAAACAGTTCGAAAAATTATTTTCGTCCCCAATAAAATCATTAACATTGTTGTGTCATAA
- a CDS encoding diacylglyceryl transferase produces the protein MEKLKTRWGIKGTFHVVIILVVFALTGMSTLRVEGFISHGLNLTDDPSFMNRLLVFIFLTLPIYNILLIVIGTIFGQFKFFWNFEKRFFSSFKKLFRLRKASKKN, from the coding sequence ATTGAAAAGCTTAAAACAAGATGGGGCATTAAAGGCACTTTCCATGTTGTGATTATTCTTGTTGTTTTTGCTCTTACAGGAATGTCTACTTTAAGAGTTGAAGGATTTATCAGTCATGGGCTAAATCTTACTGATGATCCATCTTTCATGAACCGTCTTTTGGTTTTTATTTTCCTGACTCTTCCAATTTATAATATTTTGCTGATAGTAATAGGTACAATATTCGGTCAATTTAAGTTCTTTTGGAATTTTGAAAAACGATTTTTCAGCTCATTTAAAAAGCTATTTAGACTAAGAAAAGCAAGTAAAAAGAACTAA
- the lepB gene encoding signal peptidase I has product MKRKNPWIAFLLSILSLGLGQLYNHQIKKAILVFITMNIYVNILIFTNFLKTFPNLYISLILSIGGLLYIFIDAIVVCRKTKEVDIKKWDKWYIYVAIISIQIAISILFYGTEVKSKLPVQSYIIPTSSMEPSLLIHDVFTVDKEFESIELGDIIAFISPTYNQDIFIKRCLGLPGDEVEIINGHVYVNNISFHNENQLKQKYLIKTSTPFNPTLLEKHGITEIMSDNEIDYIIFLTIEQVDYLSQKKEIISIDHILEMRNARDENIIQPQNTNWNMDFYGPVQIPKSGDILKLDNNNIKFYCNLITDFEGNTLDYDSNSIWINGVLTSSYEVQKNYYWTIGDNRPNSYDSRMYGFVPEEDIVGKALYIYWAKEKNRIGKIIN; this is encoded by the coding sequence ATGAAAAGGAAAAATCCATGGATAGCTTTTTTGCTTTCTATACTAAGTTTAGGATTAGGTCAGCTTTATAACCACCAAATTAAAAAGGCCATTCTTGTTTTTATTACAATGAATATTTATGTGAATATTCTGATATTCACAAACTTTTTAAAAACATTTCCAAATTTATACATTTCACTCATTCTTTCTATTGGTGGTTTATTGTACATATTTATTGATGCAATTGTCGTTTGTAGAAAGACAAAAGAAGTAGACATAAAAAAATGGGATAAATGGTATATTTATGTTGCAATAATATCAATTCAAATCGCCATTTCTATTCTTTTTTATGGGACAGAGGTAAAAAGCAAACTGCCTGTCCAATCCTATATAATTCCAACATCATCCATGGAACCAAGCTTACTGATCCATGATGTTTTCACAGTAGACAAAGAATTCGAATCCATCGAACTGGGAGACATAATCGCTTTTATCAGCCCTACATACAATCAAGATATTTTCATCAAAAGATGCCTGGGACTCCCGGGTGATGAGGTTGAAATTATCAATGGACACGTTTATGTTAATAACATATCATTTCATAATGAAAATCAGTTGAAGCAAAAATATCTGATAAAAACATCTACTCCATTTAATCCAACATTATTAGAAAAACATGGGATAACAGAAATCATGTCAGATAATGAAATTGATTACATTATTTTTCTAACTATTGAACAAGTAGATTATTTAAGCCAAAAAAAAGAAATTATTTCTATTGATCATATTCTGGAAATGAGAAATGCCAGAGACGAAAACATCATTCAGCCACAAAATACAAATTGGAATATGGATTTCTATGGCCCTGTTCAAATACCTAAAAGTGGAGATATCTTAAAATTAGACAACAATAACATAAAGTTTTATTGCAATCTAATAACTGATTTTGAAGGCAATACTCTTGACTATGACAGCAATAGTATTTGGATTAATGGTGTTTTAACTTCCTCTTATGAGGTTCAGAAAAACTACTACTGGACTATTGGAGATAATCGACCTAATTCATATGATTCAAGAATGTATGGCTTCGTCCCTGAAGAAGATATTGTTGGAAAAGCATTGTATATATACTGGGCAAAGGAAAAAAACAGAATCGGCAAAATCATAAATTAG
- a CDS encoding flavodoxin — MKTAIIYSFNTTKSKKAAEKISEVFGKEKIEAINAEEITGDLLLAYDLLILSLPTWFDGELANYWDEFVPELEDMDLKGKTFALYGLGDQKGYPENFGDALGIMAEILEKGGGKLIGFTSTDGYEFESSKAIRGDQFVGLLLDQENQAKLSAKRIKDWVAQIQNELM, encoded by the coding sequence ATGAAAACAGCCATCATATACAGTTTCAATACCACCAAATCAAAAAAGGCAGCAGAAAAAATTAGCGAGGTATTTGGTAAGGAAAAGATAGAAGCCATCAATGCAGAAGAAATCACAGGTGATTTATTATTAGCATACGATTTACTTATTCTTAGTCTACCAACTTGGTTTGATGGCGAATTGGCAAACTATTGGGATGAATTTGTTCCTGAACTGGAAGACATGGATTTAAAAGGAAAAACCTTTGCACTTTATGGTTTAGGTGACCAAAAAGGCTATCCTGAAAACTTTGGTGATGCATTAGGAATCATGGCCGAAATTCTCGAAAAAGGTGGAGGAAAACTGATTGGATTCACTTCAACTGATGGCTATGAATTTGAAAGCTCTAAAGCAATAAGAGGAGATCAATTTGTGGGTTTATTGCTAGATCAGGAAAATCAAGCAAAGCTTTCAGCAAAAAGAATAAAGGACTGGGTTGCTCAAATACAAAATGAATTGATGTAA
- a CDS encoding 2-oxoisovalerate dehydrogenase, whose protein sequence is MKVDNNIIPKLFSIKNTDKESLKNWFYLMTLGRALDERAPNYLKQAIGWSYHAPYAGHDGIQLAIGQVFDKNVDHMFPYYRDMLTNISAGLTATEIILNGISKATDLASGGRHMSNHFGKPEWNIHNVSSCTGNHTQTAAGTARAIKHYGTTGVVFSSQGESSVSEGYVYEAINGASNEQLPVVFVFQDNGYGISVPKKDQTANRKVANNFSGFKNLRIIHCNGKDVFDSMNAMTEAKKHAQEQQKPVIVQANCVRIHSHSNSDRHDLYRDDYEMNYVKEYDPMGKFRRMLLRYDRLSEAELNDIEEQVKVEVKKAHKAALAAPDPDPNSIHDFVIAEPYVTEKYPTGIHTHEGDKKKFIEALNETLKAEFRHNPDTFLWGQDIANKDKGGIFNVSKGMQKEFGIGRVFNAPIAEDYIMGTANGMSRFNKNIRVVVEGAEFADYFWPAMEQFVETTHDYWRSNGAFSPNITVRLASGGYIGGGLYHSQNIEGALTTFPGCRVVYPSFADDAAGLLRTSIRSEGLTVFMEPKALYNAPKAATPIPDDFEVPFGKARIRREGKDMSMITYGNTTHMCLEAAEKIAQESGYEVEVLDLRSLLPLDEEAIINTVKKTSKVLIVHEDKIFSGFGGEISALISDKAFEYLDAPVKRVGSTFTPVGFNRILEKAILPDTDKIEKAAKELLAY, encoded by the coding sequence ATGAAAGTAGATAATAATATTATTCCGAAATTATTTTCCATTAAGAATACAGATAAAGAAAGCCTGAAGAATTGGTTTTATTTAATGACATTAGGTCGCGCTTTGGATGAACGAGCTCCGAACTATTTAAAGCAAGCAATTGGTTGGAGTTACCATGCACCTTACGCAGGACATGATGGAATTCAATTGGCAATCGGACAAGTTTTCGATAAAAATGTAGATCACATGTTCCCCTATTACAGGGATATGCTCACCAATATTTCTGCTGGTTTAACAGCTACAGAAATCATTCTGAATGGGATTTCAAAAGCGACAGATTTAGCCAGTGGTGGACGTCATATGTCGAATCATTTTGGTAAACCAGAATGGAATATCCACAATGTTTCTTCTTGTACAGGAAATCACACACAAACTGCAGCAGGTACAGCTCGTGCAATAAAGCATTATGGAACTACTGGTGTTGTATTTAGTTCACAAGGTGAATCATCCGTTTCGGAAGGTTATGTGTATGAGGCAATCAATGGTGCATCTAATGAGCAACTTCCTGTTGTATTTGTATTTCAGGACAATGGTTATGGAATATCCGTGCCCAAAAAAGATCAAACTGCCAATCGCAAAGTCGCTAACAATTTCTCAGGATTCAAAAATCTAAGAATTATCCACTGCAACGGAAAGGATGTTTTTGATAGCATGAATGCTATGACAGAAGCCAAAAAACATGCACAGGAACAACAAAAACCTGTTATTGTTCAGGCAAACTGCGTTCGGATACATTCACATTCAAATTCTGATCGACATGATCTTTATCGAGATGATTATGAAATGAATTATGTGAAAGAATACGATCCGATGGGTAAGTTCAGACGCATGCTGTTGCGTTATGATCGATTATCAGAAGCAGAGTTAAACGACATTGAAGAACAAGTTAAAGTTGAAGTTAAAAAAGCACATAAAGCAGCTCTGGCAGCACCAGATCCTGATCCAAATTCCATTCATGATTTTGTCATTGCAGAACCATATGTAACTGAAAAATATCCAACAGGAATTCATACGCATGAAGGAGATAAAAAGAAATTTATTGAGGCTTTAAATGAAACCTTAAAAGCTGAATTCCGTCATAATCCCGATACTTTTTTATGGGGACAGGATATTGCCAATAAAGACAAAGGCGGTATATTCAATGTATCGAAAGGCATGCAAAAAGAATTTGGAATTGGACGCGTATTTAATGCACCAATTGCCGAAGACTATATTATGGGAACAGCTAATGGTATGAGCCGATTTAATAAAAACATCCGTGTTGTTGTTGAAGGTGCTGAGTTTGCCGATTATTTTTGGCCGGCTATGGAGCAATTTGTTGAAACAACTCATGATTATTGGAGAAGCAATGGAGCCTTTTCACCCAACATTACAGTCCGTTTAGCATCAGGAGGTTACATTGGTGGAGGATTGTATCATTCTCAAAATATTGAAGGAGCATTAACCACTTTCCCCGGTTGCCGTGTAGTTTATCCCTCTTTTGCTGACGATGCAGCTGGATTATTAAGAACATCCATACGATCAGAGGGGCTGACTGTTTTTATGGAACCCAAAGCATTATACAATGCACCAAAGGCTGCAACTCCTATCCCTGATGATTTTGAAGTTCCTTTTGGAAAGGCAAGAATCCGAAGAGAAGGAAAAGATATGAGCATGATTACTTACGGAAATACAACACATATGTGCCTTGAAGCAGCTGAAAAAATTGCACAAGAGTCAGGATATGAAGTTGAGGTTTTAGATCTGCGTTCATTACTTCCTTTGGATGAGGAAGCCATTATTAATACGGTAAAGAAAACAAGTAAAGTATTGATAGTGCATGAAGACAAAATATTTTCAGGTTTTGGCGGAGAGATTTCTGCCTTAATTAGTGATAAAGCTTTTGAGTATTTGGATGCACCTGTGAAGCGGGTTGGGTCAACTTTTACACCTGTAGGTTTCAACCGAATTCTTGAAAAAGCAATTTTGCCAGATACCGATAAAATTGAAAAAGCAGCAAAAGAGCTGTTGGCTTATTAA
- a CDS encoding 2-oxo acid dehydrogenase subunit E2, with amino-acid sequence MAKFDIIMPKLGESVEEATILRWLIKEGDLVEEDQSLVELATDKVDSEIPSPVEGKVVKILFAENEVVAVGKVIAIIALDGEDVDVQDTAVEIKQEKDVQKTHLAVEKDDKNSIQHTDRFYSPLVKTIAAKEGITQAELDTIAGSGSNDRLTKKDVLNFLENRTKSPQNQKPIKSAAPISINAGDEIIPMGRMRKLIADHMIMSVQTSAHVTSVIEADVTNLVKWRNKVKIEFQKKYGQKLTYMPIFTEAVAKALRDFPQVNASTDGNNIILRKQVNIGMAVALEDWNLIVPVIKNADQKNLAGLATDVNTLAQNARNNKLSPDDISGGTFSITNFGSFDNLFGTPVINQPQVAILATGSIVKKPAVLETEHGDVIAIRHKMYLSLSYDHRIVDGALGGAFVKKIADYLEQFDTTRNI; translated from the coding sequence ATGGCTAAGTTTGACATCATTATGCCCAAATTGGGTGAGAGTGTAGAAGAAGCAACAATACTAAGGTGGCTAATCAAAGAAGGAGATTTGGTAGAAGAAGATCAATCTCTGGTAGAATTAGCAACCGATAAAGTGGATTCAGAAATCCCATCTCCTGTGGAAGGAAAAGTTGTTAAAATACTTTTTGCTGAAAATGAAGTTGTTGCTGTAGGAAAAGTCATAGCCATTATTGCTCTGGATGGAGAAGATGTAGATGTTCAAGACACTGCTGTTGAAATCAAGCAAGAAAAAGATGTACAAAAAACTCATTTAGCAGTTGAAAAAGACGATAAAAATTCCATCCAACATACTGATCGGTTTTATTCTCCACTAGTAAAAACAATTGCTGCAAAAGAAGGTATCACTCAAGCAGAATTAGACACAATAGCGGGAAGTGGTTCAAATGACAGGCTTACAAAAAAAGATGTATTAAACTTTCTTGAAAACAGAACAAAATCACCACAAAATCAAAAGCCAATAAAATCAGCAGCTCCTATTTCAATTAATGCGGGTGATGAGATTATTCCAATGGGAAGAATGCGGAAACTTATTGCTGATCATATGATTATGTCGGTACAAACTTCTGCTCATGTAACTTCAGTAATTGAAGCTGACGTGACTAATTTAGTTAAATGGCGAAATAAAGTTAAAATTGAATTCCAGAAAAAATATGGACAAAAACTCACCTATATGCCCATATTCACGGAAGCTGTAGCCAAAGCTCTTCGCGACTTTCCTCAAGTGAATGCGTCAACAGATGGGAATAATATCATTCTCCGAAAGCAAGTTAACATTGGGATGGCAGTAGCATTAGAAGATTGGAACCTCATCGTTCCCGTCATTAAAAATGCAGATCAAAAAAACTTGGCAGGTTTAGCAACAGATGTGAATACACTGGCACAAAATGCTCGTAATAATAAACTCAGTCCGGATGACATTTCAGGAGGGACATTCAGTATTACAAATTTTGGTTCCTTTGATAATCTTTTTGGGACACCTGTTATAAATCAACCACAGGTAGCCATTCTTGCCACTGGCAGTATTGTTAAAAAACCTGCTGTTTTAGAAACAGAACATGGGGACGTAATTGCCATCAGACATAAAATGTATCTATCCTTATCATACGACCATCGTATAGTCGATGGGGCTTTAGGTGGCGCTTTTGTTAAAAAAATAGCAGATTATTTAGAGCAATTCGATACAACAAGAAATATTTAA
- a CDS encoding superoxide dismutase, protein MKKYFLLVLATMSFIFISHKTSSHCEVPCGIYDDELRVELIYEHISTIEKAIKQIEELEKEIPVNYNQMIRWVNTKEEHATKIQDIVNQYFMTQRVKAVDGSDQFAYDKYIAQLTSLHQLLVYAMKSKQSLDLKNVAKLMELTAVFEHSYFGEHRHDKEGEHK, encoded by the coding sequence ATGAAAAAATATTTTTTATTAGTACTTGCCACAATGTCTTTTATATTTATCAGCCATAAAACATCTTCTCATTGTGAAGTTCCCTGTGGAATTTATGATGATGAATTACGCGTAGAACTGATTTATGAACACATCAGTACGATTGAAAAAGCAATCAAACAGATTGAGGAATTAGAAAAAGAAATTCCTGTAAACTATAATCAAATGATTAGATGGGTTAATACGAAAGAAGAACATGCTACTAAAATACAGGATATTGTTAACCAGTATTTTATGACTCAAAGGGTAAAGGCCGTAGATGGTTCAGATCAGTTTGCATATGACAAATATATTGCTCAACTCACCAGTTTGCATCAACTCCTGGTGTATGCGATGAAAAGCAAACAAAGTCTTGATCTTAAAAACGTAGCAAAGCTAATGGAATTAACTGCTGTTTTTGAACATTCTTATTTTGGTGAGCACAGGCATGATAAGGAAGGTGAGCATAAATAG
- the mtaB gene encoding tRNA (N(6)-L-threonylcarbamoyladenosine(37)-C(2))-methylthiotransferase MtaB — protein MKRIAFKTLGCRLNQFETDSIVSQFHHGDYEIVDFSESADVYVVNTCTVTNQGDSRSRQAVNFANRKNPDSLLVVTGCMVNNHTDNPSNLKDVTYFVKNEQKSSIFNIVDSHLEGEVINLGEIKADTFNYVPADKTMHTRSMIKIQDGCDNFCTFCIVPKVRGRAISRPQKEIIDNIKQVLDFGYKEIVLTGVNIGRYDWNDWNFEKLLESVVDISGDFRVRISSIEPDGYGDRFIELLEHPKVAPHLHLCLQSGSDRILLQMRRMYSVSEYRNIIEKIKTKIPDFNFTTDIMVGFPGETDREFEETVSLVKEIGFSHVHTFKYSIRNGTRAARMEDQIAGKVKTERSEIIRNLAETNKLVYRSSFIDKQQRVLIEQINDKGLAKGYGQHYVPVEFPAQSLKQNDFAEVQIKGISSGKDPILIGFL, from the coding sequence ATGAAAAGAATCGCCTTCAAAACCTTAGGTTGCCGATTGAATCAATTTGAAACAGATTCAATTGTCTCTCAATTTCATCATGGTGACTATGAAATAGTTGATTTTTCAGAATCCGCAGATGTGTATGTAGTCAATACATGTACTGTTACCAATCAGGGTGATTCTCGTTCCCGACAAGCTGTAAATTTTGCCAATCGTAAAAATCCTGATTCTTTATTGGTAGTCACAGGTTGCATGGTCAATAATCATACAGATAATCCATCCAATCTTAAGGATGTGACCTATTTTGTTAAAAACGAGCAAAAAAGTTCGATATTTAATATTGTTGATTCACACCTCGAGGGCGAAGTCATCAATCTGGGTGAAATCAAAGCTGACACTTTCAATTACGTCCCAGCAGATAAAACCATGCATACCCGCTCCATGATCAAAATTCAGGATGGTTGCGATAATTTCTGTACTTTTTGTATTGTTCCTAAAGTCAGGGGACGTGCAATCAGTCGTCCTCAAAAAGAAATTATAGATAATATTAAGCAAGTCCTTGATTTCGGTTATAAGGAAATTGTCCTTACCGGAGTTAACATTGGGCGCTACGATTGGAATGATTGGAATTTTGAGAAACTCCTTGAAAGCGTGGTAGACATATCCGGAGACTTTAGAGTCCGCATTTCCTCTATTGAGCCTGATGGATATGGGGATCGCTTTATTGAATTATTGGAACATCCTAAAGTAGCCCCTCATCTTCATCTTTGTTTACAAAGTGGCTCAGATCGGATTCTACTTCAAATGAGGCGAATGTATTCTGTTTCAGAATATCGAAATATCATTGAAAAAATAAAAACTAAAATTCCCGATTTCAATTTTACAACTGATATTATGGTTGGTTTTCCTGGAGAAACTGATCGTGAATTTGAAGAAACAGTCTCATTGGTTAAAGAAATTGGTTTTAGCCATGTTCATACGTTTAAATATTCGATTCGTAATGGAACAAGGGCTGCCAGAATGGAGGATCAAATTGCTGGAAAAGTAAAAACAGAACGTAGTGAAATCATTCGAAACCTTGCCGAAACTAATAAACTTGTCTATCGCAGCTCTTTCATAGACAAGCAACAGCGAGTGCTTATTGAACAAATTAACGATAAAGGATTAGCCAAAGGTTATGGCCAGCATTATGTTCCGGTTGAATTCCCTGCACAATCCTTAAAGCAAAATGATTTCGCAGAAGTACAAATCAAAGGAATAAGTTCAGGAAAAGATCCTATTTTGATAGGATTTTTGTAA